The Syngnathus typhle isolate RoL2023-S1 ecotype Sweden linkage group LG1, RoL_Styp_1.0, whole genome shotgun sequence genome includes a window with the following:
- the spry1 gene encoding protein sprouty homolog 1, with product MELQSQHGPGGSLVVIQQPSLESRQRSDYEREFQHAAILSLDQIKAIRSSNEYTEGPSVARRPPVPRMPPRPHDKQERTHEVILVNVNNNYEHRPSGGAAAGGHHWGGGGGTRVPVLSRSTSTGSAASSGSNSSASSEQGLLARSPPVRLAGNSRPVRTQPKAKGPVVDSGSHLHQVPLKDKSDFSGPGKGPLPPVAAGHQFICERCGKCKCSECTAPRSLPSCLACNGQCLCSAESALEHGTCMCLVKGIFYHCSNDDEGDSCADHPCSPSHSHCCSRFLCMGLMSVLFPCLLCYPPVKGCLKACQGCYDRVRRPGCRCKNSNTVYCKLESWAPQNQEKPS from the coding sequence ATGGAGCTCCAAAGTCAACATGGCCCCGGCGGTTCATTAGTGGTGATCCAGCAGCCCTCCCTCGAGAGCCGGCAGAGGTCGGATTACGAGCGGGAGTTCCAGCATGCCGCCATCCTCTCCCTGGACCAGATCAAGGCCATCCGCTCCAGCAACGAGTACACCGAGGGGCCGTCAGTGGCGCGCCGCCCGCCCGTGCCCCGCATGCCGCCGCGGCCACACGACAAGCAGGAGAGGACTCATGAGGTCATCCTGGTCAATGTGAACAACAACTATGAGCACCGGCCGTCCGGAGGGGCGGCTGCGGGTGGCCACCACTGGGGTGGTGGCGGGGGGACCCGAGTGCCGGTTCTGAGCCGTTCTACCAGCACGGGGAGCGCTGCCAGCTCGGGGAGCAACAGCAGCGCCTCCTCCGAGCAGGGACTCCTAGCACGCTCGCCGCCCGTCAGACTCGCTGGGAACTCGCGGCCCGTTCGGACTCAGCCCAAAGCCAAAGGGCCAGTGGTGGACTCGGGTTCCCACCTCCACCAGGTGCCGCTCAAGGACAAATCAGATTTCTCAGGCCCCGGGAAAGGGCCGCTACCGCCCGTCGCAGCCGGGCACCAATTCATCTGCGAACGTTGTGGCAAATGCAAGTGCAGCGAGTGCACGGCGCCCCGCAGCCTGCCCTCGTGCCTGGCGTGCAACGGCCAATGCCTGTGCTCAGCGGAGAGCGCGCTGGAGCACGGCACGTGCATGTGCCTAGTCAAGGGGATCTTCTACCACTGCTCCAATGACGACGAGGGGGACTCGTGCGCCGACCACCCCTGCTCGCCATCGCACTCGCACTGCTGCTCACGCTTCCTGTGCATGGGATTAATGTCGGTACTCTTCCCCTGCCTGCTGTGCTACCCGCCGGTCAAGGGCTGCCTGAAGGCGTGCCAGGGATGCTATGACCGGGTGCGGAGGCCCGGCTGCCGATGCAAGAACTCCAACACTGTGTATTGCAAACTGGAGAGCTGGGCCCCGCAGAACCAGGAGAAACCCTCCTGA